One part of the Cyclobacteriaceae bacterium genome encodes these proteins:
- a CDS encoding HNH endonuclease, which produces MTKLSHKNITRIKNITNEETGRAYLDLENKEFILHFPNRFKKSILDTTTDELLVLYQTIDNKRYLTHLVRPIDNEVIEENARENFKFGRIFEIIAYPGDKNKISFDKSRLSKLDFRNRGWGNAVQLNEIAEKNEIENIQIDLWNLFKPYFSHDLKENQKDYQSFFNDELNRDFESKEGKELFRQHRVRERDSSLTFEKKQNALKNNNLKCEVCSFSFQDTFDQDYIECHHKIPIYKGERVTRLEDLALVCSNCHRMLHRKINGDFLTIEQLRQLIKKKK; this is translated from the coding sequence ATGACAAAATTATCTCATAAGAATATTACCCGAATTAAAAATATCACGAACGAAGAGACAGGACGAGCATATTTAGACTTGGAGAATAAGGAGTTCATTTTACATTTCCCTAACAGATTCAAAAAAAGTATTCTTGACACAACGACTGACGAGCTTTTGGTTTTATATCAGACAATTGATAACAAGCGTTATCTGACACATTTGGTAAGACCAATTGACAATGAAGTTATTGAAGAAAACGCTCGTGAGAATTTTAAGTTTGGCCGAATTTTCGAAATTATTGCGTACCCAGGTGACAAGAATAAAATCAGTTTCGATAAATCAAGACTTAGCAAGTTAGACTTTAGAAATAGAGGTTGGGGAAACGCAGTTCAGTTGAATGAGATAGCTGAAAAAAATGAAATAGAAAACATTCAAATTGATTTATGGAATCTGTTCAAACCATATTTCAGTCACGACTTAAAAGAAAATCAAAAGGACTATCAATCCTTTTTTAATGACGAATTAAACAGGGACTTTGAATCCAAAGAAGGGAAAGAATTATTTCGACAGCATAGAGTTAGAGAAAGGGACAGTTCATTGACCTTTGAGAAAAAGCAAAATGCTTTAAAAAATAACAACCTTAAATGTGAAGTCTGCTCGTTCTCATTTCAAGACACATTTGACCAAGACTATATTGAATGCCATCACAAAATTCCAATTTATAAAGGTGAAAGAGTAACAAGACTTGAGGACTTAGCTTTAGTGTGTTCAAATTGTCATCGAATGTTACATCGTAAAATAAATGGGGACTTTTTGACCATTGAACAATTAAGACAATTGATAAAGAAGAAAAAATAA
- a CDS encoding peptidase domain-containing ABC transporter: MFKKFPFYKQLDTMDCGPTCLRMISKYYGKVFTLNELRNKAYITREGVSMLGISDAAEAIGFHTLGVKLTFDQLLTEAQLPCIIHWNQSHFVVVYAVKKDKVFVADPGSSLLIYNRPDFEKCWLTITEANGSKAGLALLLVPTPAFYEKEPDRVETKIGFASLFGYIRKYKRLVFQLFIGLLLGSLIQLMLPFLTQSIIDVGINTRNVNFIYLILAGQLMLFISRSSVEFIRRWILLHLSTRINISFISDFLLKLLKLPLSFFDSKMIGDLLQRIEDYNRIERFLSTSTLSILFSFFNLVVFGAVLLFYNINIFLVFFILSGLYVVYTLLFMKKRAELDYKRFQQFSHNQSNLIQLINGMPDIKINNCETTKRWEWERIQAKILKLSISNTKLAQVQDAGSLFINELKNIIITIIAAMAVIEGQMTLGMMLAVQYIIGQLNAPLNEFITFTRSLQDAKLSFSRISEIHELKNEDSHLQNFFVDDLSFTSKSLIIKDVSFQYEGPHSPKVLDSVDLIIPEGKVTAIVGASGSGKTTLMKLLLKFYQPMSGSISVGGIDLAGISSSHWRKQCGVVLQDGYLFADTILKNIALSDEAIDKQKLLHAVDIANIKDFIESLPLGYSTKVGSNGVGLSQGQKQRILVARAVYKNPEFLFLDEATSALDAENERKIIDNLNEFFKGRTVVVIAHRLSTVKNADQIVVISNGKIKEVGTHEQLAKSKGVYYNLVRNQLELGD, from the coding sequence TTGTTCAAGAAATTTCCCTTTTACAAACAGCTTGATACCATGGATTGCGGGCCGACTTGTCTGCGCATGATTTCCAAATACTATGGTAAGGTATTTACACTGAATGAGCTCAGAAATAAAGCATACATAACACGTGAAGGGGTTTCAATGCTTGGGATAAGTGATGCTGCCGAAGCAATTGGGTTTCATACACTGGGAGTAAAATTAACTTTCGATCAATTACTCACCGAAGCACAACTTCCTTGTATTATTCACTGGAACCAAAGTCACTTTGTAGTGGTATATGCTGTGAAAAAGGATAAAGTATTTGTAGCAGACCCTGGCTCATCATTATTAATTTACAATAGACCCGATTTTGAAAAATGCTGGCTAACCATTACAGAAGCAAACGGAAGCAAGGCCGGGCTGGCTTTGCTTTTGGTACCAACTCCTGCGTTTTACGAGAAGGAACCAGACAGGGTGGAAACAAAAATTGGCTTTGCAAGCTTATTCGGATACATAAGAAAATACAAGCGACTTGTATTCCAGTTATTCATTGGCCTGCTGCTTGGAAGTTTGATCCAACTCATGCTCCCTTTCCTTACACAATCCATCATTGATGTAGGTATTAATACAAGAAATGTAAATTTCATTTACCTGATATTGGCCGGTCAGTTAATGCTATTCATTAGCCGCTCCAGTGTTGAGTTTATTCGCAGGTGGATTCTGCTTCACCTTAGCACGCGAATAAATATCTCGTTCATTTCAGATTTTCTTTTGAAACTTCTTAAGCTACCTCTTTCATTTTTTGACAGCAAAATGATTGGTGATTTATTACAACGCATTGAAGACTACAATAGGATTGAACGTTTCCTGAGTACCTCTACTCTCAGTATTCTTTTTTCATTCTTCAACTTAGTTGTTTTTGGTGCAGTCCTTCTTTTCTACAACATCAATATCTTTTTGGTTTTCTTTATTCTCAGCGGCCTGTATGTAGTTTACACATTGCTGTTCATGAAAAAACGTGCAGAACTGGACTACAAAAGGTTTCAGCAATTTTCGCACAATCAGAGCAACCTGATCCAACTGATTAACGGAATGCCTGATATTAAAATAAACAACTGCGAGACAACTAAACGCTGGGAGTGGGAAAGAATTCAAGCTAAAATATTAAAGTTATCTATTTCAAACACCAAACTGGCGCAGGTACAGGATGCAGGAAGTCTTTTCATAAACGAACTCAAAAACATAATCATCACAATCATTGCGGCAATGGCTGTAATTGAAGGACAGATGACACTCGGCATGATGCTGGCAGTTCAATACATCATTGGGCAGTTAAATGCCCCTTTAAATGAATTTATAACCTTCACGCGGAGTTTGCAAGATGCCAAACTTAGCTTTTCAAGAATATCGGAAATTCATGAGTTGAAAAACGAAGATTCACACCTTCAAAATTTTTTCGTGGATGATCTCTCTTTTACTTCTAAATCACTCATCATCAAAGATGTAAGCTTTCAATATGAAGGACCACATTCGCCAAAAGTACTAGATTCTGTTGACCTCATTATCCCTGAAGGTAAGGTAACAGCTATTGTTGGTGCCAGTGGAAGTGGTAAAACTACGCTGATGAAATTGCTCTTGAAATTCTATCAACCCATGAGCGGTTCAATAAGCGTTGGCGGAATTGATTTAGCTGGTATTTCATCATCGCACTGGCGCAAGCAGTGCGGGGTGGTGTTACAAGACGGTTATTTATTTGCAGATACCATTTTAAAAAATATTGCGCTATCTGACGAAGCTATTGACAAGCAAAAATTGTTGCATGCCGTAGATATTGCCAACATCAAAGACTTTATAGAGTCATTGCCGCTGGGTTACAGTACAAAAGTAGGTAGCAATGGCGTGGGCTTAAGCCAAGGCCAGAAGCAGCGAATATTAGTTGCCCGGGCTGTTTATAAAAACCCGGAATTCCTTTTTCTTGATGAGGCTACCTCTGCCCTTGATGCTGAAAATGAAAGAAAAATCATTGACAACCTGAATGAGTTTTTTAAGGGAAGAACCGTGGTAGTAATTGCACACCGGTTGAGTACGGTCAAAAATGCTGATCAAATTGTGGTAATCAGCAACGGAAAAATTAAAGAAGTAGGTACGCATGAACAATTGGCAAAAAGCAAAGGCGTCTATTATAATCTTGTTAGAAATCAATTGGAGTTAGGGGACTGA
- a CDS encoding class I lanthipeptide has translation MKKQRLKTKLSLNKETLGNLTKDQMRTVKGGETAECGQAPSLRADSQGWSCTCSWCACQ, from the coding sequence ATGAAAAAGCAAAGGTTAAAAACCAAACTGTCACTAAACAAGGAGACACTTGGTAATCTAACAAAAGATCAAATGCGAACTGTTAAAGGAGGTGAGACTGCCGAATGCGGTCAAGCTCCTTCATTGAGGGCAGATTCTCAGGGATGGAGCTGTACGTGCTCCTGGTGCGCCTGTCAATAA
- a CDS encoding type II toxin-antitoxin system HigB family toxin: MRVIAKKVLREFWTKHSDCEQQLKSWYREAEKSEWKNTNEIKKEYPTASILGDNRVVFNIKGNNYRLIVKINFHYQMMWIRFVGTHKEYDRIDANKI, from the coding sequence TTGAGAGTAATTGCTAAAAAGGTACTCCGAGAGTTTTGGACTAAACATTCGGACTGTGAACAACAACTTAAATCTTGGTATCGAGAAGCTGAAAAGAGTGAGTGGAAAAATACCAATGAAATCAAAAAGGAGTATCCAACAGCAAGTATTCTTGGGGACAATAGAGTAGTTTTCAACATAAAGGGGAACAACTACCGACTAATTGTTAAGATTAATTTCCATTATCAAATGATGTGGATTCGATTTGTCGGGACTCATAAAGAATATGACAGAATTGATGCGAATAAAATTTGA
- a CDS encoding RDD family protein, which translates to MIIIPGKKKNLNRRYYANLLDYLIIFIFTVIYIYLTGDGDEFGTYRVTGFKALLIPFVWFIYFPVSEAIFGQTIGKKALHLHIVDINGQTPTIIQTTIRRLLDPLEIVFLGVPALVIINYSDKNQRIGDMMAGTTVIRTDAVCRHCGTELELSPKEVIRDSFTCPDCGQLN; encoded by the coding sequence ATGATAATAATTCCAGGTAAAAAGAAAAACCTAAATAGAAGATACTACGCTAACCTTTTGGACTATTTAATAATATTCATTTTCACAGTAATTTATATTTACCTGACAGGTGATGGTGACGAGTTCGGTACATATCGCGTGACTGGTTTCAAAGCGTTATTAATTCCATTTGTTTGGTTTATATACTTTCCGGTTTCCGAAGCAATCTTCGGACAGACAATTGGAAAGAAGGCATTACACTTACATATTGTTGACATAAACGGACAAACTCCAACAATTATTCAAACAACCATTCGCAGACTTCTTGACCCTCTTGAAATTGTGTTTTTGGGAGTACCGGCACTTGTGATAATAAATTATTCAGACAAGAATCAAAGAATTGGTGACATGATGGCTGGAACGACAGTCATACGGACAGATGCGGTTTGTAGACACTGTGGGACAGAATTAGAACTTTCACCTAAAGAAGTTATACGGGACTCATTTACCTGTCCAGACTGTGGACAATTGAACTAA
- a CDS encoding lantibiotic dehydratase produces MTFNSPGFFILRTPLLPLENYPKSDLQSLFLNKVFKEGLYLASPNLFNEVEKYLNCSLDGKEREKLELSLYRYYLRSCYRCTPFGMFAGISLGAIAGQSTMQLAPTLQYRKNTRLDTHFLASFVQHLLQDEKVRESIRWFANNSLYTVGNKLRFIEYRIDKEVRTHHLVKVDGSEHVQSILSKARNGATINELANLLVTNEIKFEEAVSFVNEMIAACLLVSELDSLVTGAEYHTQLLEKLKDIPASQRYLKKLHAVVAALQKTDQNEVGVSTKYYDQVITDIKKWQIDFDSGKLFQCDMVKPAIRCVINKKVTDELSQSIRMLNRATTHSEQTNLKVFKEAFIKHYEEQEIPLLEVLDSEAGIGYPVNTHVSSDNSPLLANLFVKEENHLQLNNHQSNTWSKFLLTKLQEAIRRNSCEIEISEAEIQTILKDEKNDESLLPDSVYSLGSVLAPSGEELDKGNFLVYHEVTAGPSAINLLGRFCHMSNELTDLASEALRKEEEARPECIFAEILHIPQARLGNILMRPVLREYEIPILTRASVDEDHTIELNDLMVSIRNGRIFLRSKRLNKEVIPRLTTAHNFSMNPVPHYHFLCDLQFQGIKGGLSWNWGVLNEFPFLPRVRYGKTILSKARWILNLSNLSTKKDIKDSEIVELVTTHFTENGIPVNVTITQGDNQLPINIRNATCLKILVQDLKKYKSLILQECLFNDNNLVVTGPEGAFTNEIIIPWCKQIDVKQSERTNVDVKQAKEINLQQRSFLPGSEWHYAKIYCGVKTADLILAEVIKPLTEKLLEEGIISKFFFIRYYDPDHHLRIRFKGEGNFYAEVTNRLNKSLTPFLQANLVSNVQTEIYKREIERYGFENMDNSETIFFVDSIAVLNILSLLEGDEGDHFRWQFAIKGVNDLLDAFKFNNSMKKDLMGWLSMNFAKEFNADNQESKKQLSAKYREYRSVIELMFKDILSEKHEFYLVWQFFKTRKESLSVYAAEIYWLSRKNKLSVGLNDLVASYIHMFLNRFLRSKQRMQEMVIYDLLHQHYKSLLARESKNIKVIQTEQVS; encoded by the coding sequence ATGACATTTAATTCCCCCGGCTTCTTTATTCTAAGAACTCCACTTTTGCCCCTTGAAAACTATCCAAAATCTGATCTTCAAAGTCTATTCCTTAATAAGGTATTTAAGGAGGGCCTATACTTAGCTTCACCCAACTTGTTTAACGAGGTCGAAAAGTATCTGAATTGTTCACTTGACGGAAAGGAAAGGGAAAAATTAGAATTATCGCTTTATAGGTATTATCTGCGATCATGTTACCGTTGCACGCCCTTTGGGATGTTTGCAGGTATTTCATTAGGTGCTATAGCTGGGCAATCTACAATGCAATTGGCTCCCACTTTACAATACAGAAAAAATACCCGTCTTGATACTCACTTCCTTGCCTCGTTTGTTCAGCATTTACTACAGGACGAAAAAGTAAGAGAATCTATAAGATGGTTTGCCAATAACTCACTCTACACGGTTGGAAATAAATTAAGATTCATCGAATACAGGATAGACAAAGAAGTGCGAACACATCATTTAGTCAAAGTAGATGGTTCTGAGCACGTTCAATCGATCCTTTCCAAAGCAAGGAATGGCGCCACTATTAATGAATTAGCCAATTTACTTGTTACGAATGAAATCAAGTTTGAAGAGGCTGTTTCATTTGTCAATGAAATGATTGCCGCCTGTCTATTAGTTTCGGAACTTGATTCTCTGGTTACAGGGGCTGAATATCACACCCAACTGCTAGAAAAATTAAAGGATATTCCAGCATCTCAGAGATATTTAAAAAAACTACATGCAGTAGTAGCTGCGTTGCAGAAAACCGACCAGAATGAAGTGGGTGTTTCAACAAAGTATTACGATCAGGTCATCACGGATATAAAAAAATGGCAAATTGATTTTGATTCTGGTAAATTATTTCAATGCGACATGGTGAAGCCTGCAATCAGATGTGTAATAAATAAAAAAGTTACAGATGAGCTAAGTCAGTCTATAAGGATGTTAAATAGAGCGACAACTCATTCAGAGCAAACAAATTTAAAAGTTTTTAAAGAAGCCTTCATTAAACATTACGAGGAACAGGAGATACCATTGCTCGAAGTGCTCGACAGCGAAGCCGGGATTGGTTATCCGGTAAACACACACGTAAGTTCTGATAACTCACCTTTATTAGCAAACTTGTTTGTAAAAGAAGAAAACCATCTGCAATTAAATAATCATCAAAGTAATACGTGGTCAAAGTTCCTATTGACAAAATTGCAGGAAGCTATTAGACGTAACTCATGTGAAATCGAAATTTCGGAAGCGGAAATTCAGACTATTCTAAAAGACGAAAAAAATGATGAGAGCCTACTCCCTGATTCTGTTTATTCTTTAGGAAGCGTGTTGGCTCCTTCTGGCGAGGAACTCGACAAAGGAAATTTTTTAGTCTATCACGAAGTAACTGCCGGCCCTTCGGCTATTAATTTGCTGGGAAGGTTCTGCCACATGAGCAATGAACTTACTGACCTCGCAAGTGAAGCCCTTCGAAAAGAGGAAGAAGCAAGACCGGAGTGCATCTTTGCTGAAATACTTCATATTCCACAAGCGCGACTTGGAAACATACTGATGCGCCCCGTTTTAAGAGAGTACGAGATTCCTATATTAACACGAGCGTCAGTCGATGAGGATCATACTATTGAACTTAATGATTTAATGGTTTCCATTCGAAATGGAAGAATCTTTCTTCGCTCCAAGCGATTAAACAAAGAAGTGATTCCACGGCTCACAACAGCGCACAACTTTTCAATGAACCCTGTGCCCCACTATCACTTTTTATGTGACTTGCAGTTTCAGGGAATTAAAGGCGGGCTTTCCTGGAACTGGGGTGTTTTAAACGAGTTCCCTTTTTTGCCTAGGGTTCGTTACGGGAAAACAATCTTATCAAAGGCAAGATGGATTCTTAACTTAAGTAACCTGTCAACTAAAAAGGATATAAAGGATTCAGAAATAGTTGAACTTGTTACAACTCACTTTACAGAAAATGGAATCCCGGTTAATGTTACCATTACGCAAGGCGACAACCAGTTGCCGATAAATATTCGCAATGCAACTTGCCTGAAGATTCTGGTGCAAGATTTAAAGAAATACAAATCGCTTATTCTACAGGAGTGCCTCTTCAATGACAATAATCTGGTAGTAACAGGACCTGAAGGAGCATTCACCAATGAAATTATCATTCCGTGGTGTAAGCAGATTGACGTAAAACAAAGCGAGCGCACAAATGTTGATGTAAAACAAGCTAAAGAAATCAATTTGCAACAAAGATCATTTTTACCCGGCAGTGAGTGGCATTATGCAAAAATTTATTGTGGGGTAAAGACGGCTGACCTGATTTTAGCTGAAGTGATCAAGCCATTAACAGAAAAACTTTTGGAAGAAGGTATTATAAGTAAGTTCTTTTTTATCCGGTATTATGACCCGGATCATCATTTAAGGATACGGTTTAAAGGCGAAGGGAACTTTTATGCGGAGGTAACCAACAGATTAAATAAGTCTTTAACTCCTTTTCTTCAAGCCAATTTAGTTTCCAATGTTCAGACGGAAATTTATAAGCGGGAAATTGAACGATATGGCTTTGAAAACATGGATAACTCGGAGACTATATTTTTTGTTGATTCGATTGCAGTACTGAATATACTCTCTCTACTAGAGGGCGATGAAGGGGATCATTTTCGATGGCAATTTGCTATTAAAGGGGTCAATGATTTATTAGACGCTTTTAAATTTAACAACTCCATGAAGAAGGACTTAATGGGTTGGTTAAGTATGAACTTTGCAAAGGAATTTAATGCTGATAACCAGGAGAGCAAGAAACAGTTGAGTGCCAAATACAGAGAGTATCGGTCGGTCATTGAATTGATGTTTAAGGATATATTGAGCGAAAAACATGAGTTTTACCTTGTATGGCAATTTTTTAAAACCCGAAAAGAATCACTTTCAGTATATGCTGCTGAAATTTACTGGCTTTCAAGAAAGAATAAACTTTCTGTTGGCTTAAATGACTTGGTAGCAAGCTATATACACATGTTTTTAAACCGCTTCCTTCGCTCAAAACAACGAATGCAAGAAATGGTTATTTACGATTTATTACATCAACATTATAAATCGTTACTGGCAAGGGAAAGCAAAAACATCAAAGTTATTCAAACCGAACAAGTTTCCTGA
- a CDS encoding helix-turn-helix domain-containing protein: MNLKPIKTKKDYQQALDRLELIFDAKKGTKEGDELEILGILIDQYENEHFPIDLPDPIEAIKFRMEQLGYTQTDLAKVVGLKSRASEILNKKRKLSLDMIRQLHEKLNIPTDVLIQAY, translated from the coding sequence ATGAACTTAAAACCAATAAAAACTAAAAAGGACTACCAACAAGCATTGGACAGACTTGAGCTAATCTTTGACGCAAAAAAAGGAACAAAGGAAGGAGACGAACTTGAGATATTGGGTATTTTAATTGACCAATACGAAAATGAACATTTCCCAATTGACCTACCAGACCCAATTGAAGCGATAAAATTCAGAATGGAACAACTTGGTTATACTCAGACAGATTTAGCGAAAGTCGTTGGACTTAAGAGTAGAGCAAGTGAAATACTAAACAAAAAAAGAAAACTATCGTTGGACATGATTAGACAGCTTCATGAAAAATTAAATATTCCGACAGACGTTTTAATACAAGCCTACTAA
- a CDS encoding carboxypeptidase-like regulatory domain-containing protein, which translates to MKIVKCLVLSLIVVCPSLLFSQTGEVTGKILDAQTQEPLPFSHVFVSNTTLGTTSDVEGNFLLKNVPIGTHDLIFSYIGYQTFQSKVIIAEAQTVTITVRLNQSLQELSGVEVKGTRDKEWLKQMKQFEKLFLGEKFVSTCKIVNPWVIDFITSDNSKVFAAKASAPLEIINNYLGYNIIFHLKKFQSGSQGYTIEGNAYFKELSDPAKKESWATNRAYVYSGSDRHLFKSILNNRVVHEGYRLYMDKPGAVDVNTRTDLFYSEVGKKVVEYNTNNIALPTGRPYEYTFQLSGRTEIHYLNKSGSVKYYKDMAGAVSWMEVRGNLVRVNNNGILLNPGEVVYSGEWSNYRVGTLLPLDYQPGIALQSDKLITKTISPIEKAYIHTDKPYYYPGENIWMKVYFNYNQPGLSDSLSKVLYIELINQAKEIIQHKAVKIDSGWAASDFKLPTDLPAGNYMLRGYTNWMRNFGEQCFSLKPIPVLTLSEKIEREVYYSTATDSSLRVVANKESYQPREKIQLTIHVQDENKLPTAANLSISITDEKQVTPIKDEETIVTGLTLPRLPKPAVIAYQIEQGIVLSGVFKNDKQKPESTNLMVVVGKFADFFMVDTDDKGKFTLNGLQFYDSVDFTFQAKDKRGKPYGHVSLMKREIPLISSWKAYKGLNIANANSPQRVFTQFEVDKEATLLEEVTITGRRIEEPPTEVQHKIFGKPDHVVKGETLINSGTTNLTVALQGKVPGVIITSAIGNKGSTYKINIRGISSILLNTEPLVLIDGVPVGGNAGTPTIRDASGKIIELGQMGDTAGDRLAMIDPNMVDRIEVTTRVNSLYGDAGRNGVIAIFTKSGSTNKLSNLQDLKTVDVYKISGYNTPREFKSPDYNSPTLDKEKPDYRSTIYWNPQLNTDGISGTCSVSFFAADLPGRYRIIVEGMTETGKPIRSESFIVIDNN; encoded by the coding sequence ATGAAGATTGTGAAATGTTTAGTGCTCAGTTTAATCGTTGTATGTCCATCGTTATTGTTTAGTCAAACCGGAGAAGTGACGGGCAAAATTTTGGATGCACAAACCCAGGAACCCTTGCCTTTCTCCCATGTGTTTGTGAGCAACACCACACTTGGCACAACGTCTGATGTAGAAGGCAATTTCCTATTAAAAAATGTGCCTATCGGTACTCACGATCTGATTTTCTCATACATCGGGTACCAAACTTTTCAGAGCAAAGTTATAATTGCTGAAGCTCAAACGGTTACCATTACCGTGCGGCTAAACCAATCGCTACAAGAGCTATCCGGAGTGGAGGTGAAAGGCACCCGTGATAAAGAATGGCTGAAACAAATGAAGCAGTTTGAAAAACTTTTCTTAGGTGAGAAGTTTGTATCTACTTGTAAAATAGTGAACCCTTGGGTAATAGATTTTATAACATCAGATAACTCAAAAGTATTTGCAGCCAAAGCATCGGCACCTCTTGAAATTATCAACAACTACTTGGGATACAACATTATATTTCATCTTAAAAAATTTCAGTCAGGCAGCCAGGGATACACGATTGAAGGCAATGCTTATTTCAAAGAACTAAGTGATCCTGCCAAAAAAGAATCATGGGCTACAAACAGAGCTTATGTTTATTCAGGATCAGACAGGCATTTATTCAAATCCATTTTAAATAACCGCGTAGTTCATGAAGGCTACAGACTTTACATGGATAAGCCAGGCGCAGTTGATGTCAATACACGGACAGACCTATTCTATTCCGAAGTAGGTAAAAAGGTAGTAGAGTACAACACAAATAATATTGCGTTGCCAACAGGTCGTCCTTATGAATACACGTTTCAACTTAGCGGACGCACCGAAATTCATTACCTGAACAAATCCGGATCAGTAAAATATTATAAAGATATGGCGGGAGCCGTATCGTGGATGGAAGTACGCGGCAACCTGGTGCGGGTGAATAATAATGGAATTCTGCTTAACCCTGGGGAAGTTGTCTATTCCGGGGAGTGGAGCAATTATCGGGTTGGCACATTACTCCCATTAGATTACCAACCAGGCATTGCGCTGCAATCGGATAAACTCATTACTAAAACCATTTCACCAATTGAAAAAGCATATATACATACTGATAAGCCCTATTACTATCCAGGAGAAAACATTTGGATGAAAGTGTATTTTAATTATAATCAGCCCGGCTTGAGTGACTCATTGAGCAAGGTTTTGTATATAGAGCTGATCAATCAAGCAAAAGAAATTATTCAGCACAAAGCTGTTAAAATTGATAGTGGATGGGCTGCTTCTGATTTTAAGCTTCCTACTGACTTACCTGCCGGAAATTACATGCTGAGGGGTTATACTAACTGGATGAGGAATTTTGGAGAGCAATGTTTTTCGCTTAAGCCAATTCCGGTTTTAACCCTTTCAGAAAAAATAGAAAGAGAAGTTTATTATTCAACCGCAACCGATAGCTCCTTGCGGGTTGTCGCAAACAAAGAAAGTTACCAGCCTCGCGAAAAAATTCAATTAACAATTCACGTACAAGACGAGAATAAATTACCAACGGCTGCAAACCTATCCATTTCAATAACGGATGAAAAACAGGTTACTCCGATAAAAGATGAGGAAACTATTGTTACCGGTCTTACACTACCTAGGTTACCCAAACCTGCTGTGATTGCATACCAGATTGAGCAAGGGATAGTGCTATCGGGAGTATTTAAAAATGATAAGCAAAAGCCTGAAAGTACTAACCTGATGGTAGTTGTCGGAAAGTTTGCTGATTTTTTTATGGTTGATACCGATGACAAGGGAAAATTCACTTTGAATGGGCTACAGTTTTATGACAGTGTTGATTTTACTTTCCAGGCTAAGGATAAGCGGGGTAAGCCCTATGGCCATGTATCATTAATGAAAAGAGAAATTCCACTGATTTCGTCATGGAAAGCCTACAAAGGGTTGAATATAGCCAATGCCAATTCGCCCCAACGTGTATTTACGCAATTTGAAGTGGACAAAGAGGCTACTCTATTGGAAGAAGTGACTATCACAGGAAGGCGAATAGAAGAGCCACCAACAGAAGTACAGCACAAAATATTTGGCAAGCCAGATCACGTTGTGAAAGGGGAAACACTCATTAACAGTGGAACCACAAACTTAACTGTTGCCCTTCAGGGAAAAGTACCTGGAGTGATTATTACTTCTGCAATAGGAAACAAGGGCTCTACCTACAAAATCAATATTCGTGGTATATCCTCGATTCTGTTAAACACCGAACCTTTAGTGCTAATTGATGGTGTTCCAGTAGGCGGAAATGCGGGAACTCCAACTATTAGGGATGCGAGTGGTAAAATTATCGAATTAGGCCAGATGGGAGATACAGCCGGTGACCGATTGGCAATGATAGACCCTAATATGGTGGATCGGATAGAAGTTACTACAAGAGTAAATAGTTTATATGGAGATGCTGGGCGGAATGGAGTAATCGCCATATTTACAAAATCAGGCTCTACAAACAAGCTATCCAATTTGCAAGACCTAAAAACAGTGGACGTCTATAAAATTTCCGGATATAACACGCCCCGAGAATTCAAGTCACCTGATTATAACAGCCCAACGTTAGATAAAGAAAAACCGGATTATCGGTCAACTATTTATTGGAATCCGCAGTTGAATACTGATGGTATCTCTGGAACTTGTTCAGTATCATTCTTCGCAGCAGATTTACCGGGAAGGTATAGGATTATAGTTGAGGGTATGACTGAAACAGGCAAACCCATTCGTTCTGAATCTTTTATTGTAATAGATAATAATTGA